A single genomic interval of Polaribacter vadi harbors:
- a CDS encoding MotA/TolQ/ExbB proton channel family protein yields the protein MKKVVNVLSVTGFMFFGAIQSTFAQEGAAEESQTFHQILKQNFIDGGPEFMGIVLVALILGLAIAIERIIYLNMATTNTKKLLANVDDALSSGGVEAAKEVCRNTKGPVASIFYQGLDRVDEGVEEAEKAVVSYGGVQMGQLEKNVSWISLFIALAPMLGFMGTVIGMIGAFNDIAVANDISPAVVAGGIKVALLTTVFGLIVAIILQIFYNYIVAKIDSIVNSMEDASISLIDLLVKYKK from the coding sequence ATGAAAAAAGTAGTAAATGTCTTATCTGTAACAGGATTTATGTTTTTTGGAGCTATACAATCCACTTTCGCTCAAGAAGGAGCAGCAGAAGAATCACAAACGTTTCACCAAATTTTAAAGCAAAACTTTATTGATGGTGGCCCAGAATTTATGGGGATTGTATTAGTAGCTTTAATCTTAGGATTAGCTATTGCCATTGAAAGAATTATTTATTTAAACATGGCAACAACAAATACAAAAAAATTATTAGCTAATGTAGATGACGCTTTAAGTTCAGGAGGAGTAGAAGCTGCAAAAGAAGTTTGTAGAAATACAAAAGGGCCAGTTGCTTCAATTTTTTATCAAGGTTTAGATAGAGTTGATGAAGGTGTTGAAGAAGCAGAAAAAGCTGTTGTTTCTTATGGAGGAGTTCAAATGGGACAATTAGAGAAAAATGTTTCTTGGATTTCTTTATTTATTGCATTAGCACCAATGCTTGGTTTCATGGGTACTGTAATTGGTATGATTGGAGCATTTAATGATATTGCTGTTGCAAACGATATTTCTCCAGCAGTAGTTGCAGGTGGTATTAAAGTAGCCTTATTAACAACTGTATTCGGTTTAATCGTTGCAATTATTCTTCAAATTTTTTATAATTATATCGTTGCAAAAATCGATAGTATTGTAAATAGTATGGAAGATGCTTCTATCTCATTGATAGATTTATTAGTTAAGTATAAAAAATAA
- a CDS encoding asparaginase, which yields MSRKPNILIVYTGGTIGMIKDYKTNALKAFDFNQITKNIPELEQLNCTIKTISFNEPIDSSNMNTSFYVEIAETIETNYEKFDGFVVLTGSDTMSYTASAISFMFENLQKPIIFTGSQLPIGDLRTDAKENLITSIEIACSRKKDKPIVSEVCLYFEYKLYRANRTTKINAEQFEAFTSMNYPPLAESGVHLNFNKHYMYHQKNDEKPLVIRKKLVNDIAILKLFPGITKEVVESILNIKNLKGIVLETYGAGNAPNTTWFLELLKSAILNNIRIVNVTQCKGGAVSQGHYETSVGLKEIGVISGNDITTESAVAKLMYLLNENLSLKEFTYYFEKSLRGEISDVFSS from the coding sequence ATGTCAAGAAAACCTAACATTTTAATTGTGTATACAGGAGGTACCATAGGAATGATTAAAGATTATAAGACAAATGCTTTAAAAGCTTTCGACTTTAATCAAATAACCAAAAACATTCCTGAATTAGAACAATTAAATTGTACAATCAAAACCATTTCTTTTAATGAGCCAATAGATTCATCAAACATGAATACCTCTTTTTATGTAGAAATTGCAGAAACTATAGAAACTAATTACGAGAAATTTGATGGATTTGTGGTTTTAACAGGATCAGATACGATGTCTTATACAGCCTCTGCAATTAGTTTTATGTTTGAAAACTTACAGAAGCCAATCATTTTTACAGGTTCTCAGCTGCCAATTGGAGATTTAAGAACAGATGCAAAAGAGAATTTAATTACATCCATCGAAATTGCTTGTTCAAGAAAAAAGGATAAACCTATTGTTTCTGAAGTTTGCTTATACTTTGAATATAAATTATACAGAGCAAACAGAACTACAAAAATAAATGCAGAACAATTTGAGGCTTTTACGTCTATGAATTATCCACCATTAGCAGAAAGTGGCGTACATCTTAATTTTAATAAACATTATATGTATCATCAAAAAAATGATGAAAAGCCACTTGTAATTAGAAAAAAGTTAGTGAATGATATTGCTATTTTAAAATTATTTCCAGGAATTACTAAAGAAGTCGTAGAAAGTATTTTGAATATTAAAAACTTAAAAGGTATTGTTTTAGAGACTTATGGTGCTGGTAATGCACCTAATACAACATGGTTTTTAGAGTTGTTAAAGTCAGCAATTTTAAACAATATTAGAATTGTAAATGTTACACAATGTAAAGGAGGTGCTGTATCTCAAGGCCATTATGAAACAAGTGTAGGCTTAAAAGAAATAGGTGTAATTAGTGGAAACGATATTACCACAGAATCTGCTGTTGCAAAATTAATGTATTTATTAAATGAAAATTTATCTTTAAAAGAGTTTACCTATTATTTTGAAAAATCTTTAAGAGGCGAAATTTCAGACGTTTTTAGTTCGTAA
- a CDS encoding zinc metallopeptidase, with protein sequence MIGFYILIGAISLISWLVSNQLKKKFKKYSQVQLRNGMSGAEIATKMLADNGIFDVKVISTPGRLTDHYNPKDKTVNLSEAVYNQRNAAAAAVAAHEVGHAVQHATAYSYLTMRSKLVPVVSITSKFSQWLVFGGIILGVASDATGEYGIGFYIAVAGLAFMAMATIFSFITLPVEYDASNRALAWLKNKNMVSQEELAGSTDALKWAARTYLVAALGSLAMLLYWGLQILGGRD encoded by the coding sequence ATGATAGGATTCTATATATTAATAGGTGCAATTTCATTAATAAGTTGGTTAGTGAGTAATCAATTAAAGAAAAAATTCAAGAAATATTCTCAAGTTCAATTAAGAAATGGCATGAGTGGAGCTGAAATTGCCACAAAAATGTTAGCAGATAATGGTATTTTTGATGTAAAAGTAATTTCGACTCCTGGTAGATTAACAGATCATTACAATCCAAAGGATAAAACTGTAAATTTAAGTGAAGCTGTTTACAACCAAAGAAATGCTGCAGCTGCAGCTGTTGCTGCTCACGAAGTTGGGCATGCTGTACAACATGCAACTGCATATAGTTACTTAACAATGCGTTCTAAATTAGTACCTGTTGTGAGTATTACTTCAAAATTTTCTCAATGGTTAGTTTTTGGGGGAATTATTTTAGGTGTAGCTTCAGATGCTACTGGTGAATATGGAATTGGATTTTACATTGCTGTTGCTGGTTTAGCATTTATGGCAATGGCTACTATTTTTAGCTTTATAACTTTACCTGTAGAATATGATGCAAGTAACAGAGCCCTAGCTTGGTTAAAGAATAAAAACATGGTTTCTCAAGAAGAACTTGCTGGTTCTACAGATGCTTTAAAATGGGCTGCAAGAACATATTTAGTAGCTGCTTTAGGTTCTCTAGCAATGCTTTTATATTGGGGGTTACAAATTTTAGGAGGAAGAGATTAG